In Amycolatopsis coloradensis, one genomic interval encodes:
- the mmsA gene encoding multiple monosaccharide ABC transporter ATP-binding protein encodes MTDEILRMRGITKTFPGVKALQDVNLSVRRGEIHAICGENGAGKSTLMKVLSGVYAHGSYDGEIVFDGEPCAFSAIRDSERRGIVIIHQELALCQQLSIAENIFLGNEKARGGLIDWNRTNAEAGELLRRVGLRENPVTPVLDIGVGKQQLVEIAKALSKEVKLLILDEPTAALNDDDSAHLLELLRGLRDDGVTCVLISHKLNEIAAIADSITILRDGRTIETLDASTVTEDRIIAGMVGRKLENRFPPREPRIGDEVLRIEDWTVHSPTQHGRVVVDGASLTLRRGEIVGLAGLMGAGRTELAMSVFGRSYGKDISGRLIKDGKEIEVRTVGDAVANGIAYATEDRKRYGLNLIEDIQRNISGAALGKLARRGWVDENEEHRVAEEFRKSMNIKAPDVRSVTGTLSGGNQQKVVLSKWILTDPDVLILDEPTRGIDVGAKYEIYTIVNRLADEGKAVLVISSELPELLGLCDRIYTLSAGRITGEVGRAEATQEVLMRAMTREQE; translated from the coding sequence CCCCGGCGTCAAGGCGCTACAGGATGTCAACCTGTCGGTGCGCCGGGGAGAGATCCACGCGATCTGCGGCGAGAACGGCGCGGGCAAGTCCACGCTGATGAAGGTGCTCTCGGGCGTCTACGCGCACGGCTCGTACGACGGCGAGATCGTCTTCGACGGCGAGCCGTGCGCGTTCTCCGCGATCCGCGACAGCGAACGCCGCGGCATCGTGATCATCCACCAGGAACTCGCGCTGTGCCAGCAGCTGTCCATCGCGGAGAACATCTTCCTCGGCAACGAGAAGGCCCGCGGCGGGCTGATCGACTGGAACCGGACCAACGCCGAGGCGGGCGAGTTGTTGCGGCGCGTCGGCCTGCGGGAGAACCCGGTGACGCCGGTGCTGGACATCGGTGTCGGCAAACAGCAGCTGGTGGAGATCGCCAAGGCACTGTCCAAAGAGGTCAAACTGCTGATCCTGGACGAGCCGACGGCGGCGCTGAACGACGACGATTCGGCGCATCTGCTCGAACTGTTGCGCGGGCTTCGCGACGACGGCGTCACCTGCGTCTTGATCTCGCACAAGCTCAACGAGATCGCCGCGATCGCCGACTCGATCACCATCCTGCGCGACGGCAGGACGATCGAGACGCTGGACGCGAGCACGGTGACCGAAGACCGGATCATCGCCGGGATGGTCGGCCGGAAACTGGAGAACCGGTTCCCGCCGAGGGAACCGCGGATCGGCGACGAGGTCCTCCGGATCGAGGACTGGACCGTGCACAGCCCGACGCAACACGGCCGGGTGGTCGTGGACGGCGCGAGCCTGACGTTGCGGCGCGGCGAGATCGTCGGGCTGGCGGGGCTGATGGGCGCCGGGCGGACCGAACTCGCGATGAGCGTGTTCGGCCGCTCGTACGGCAAGGACATCTCCGGCCGCCTGATCAAGGACGGCAAGGAGATCGAGGTGCGCACGGTCGGCGACGCCGTCGCCAACGGGATCGCGTACGCCACCGAAGACCGCAAACGCTACGGGCTCAACCTCATCGAGGACATCCAGCGCAATATCTCCGGCGCGGCGCTGGGCAAACTCGCCCGGCGCGGATGGGTGGACGAGAACGAAGAACACCGTGTCGCCGAAGAATTCCGCAAGAGCATGAACATCAAGGCACCGGACGTGCGCAGCGTGACCGGCACGCTTTCCGGCGGCAACCAGCAGAAGGTCGTGCTGTCCAAATGGATCCTCACCGATCCGGACGTGCTGATCCTCGACGAGCCCACCCGCGGCATCGACGTCGGCGCGAAGTACGAGATCTACACGATCGTCAACCGGCTCGCCGACGAGGGGAAGGCCGTCCTGGTCATCTCGTCCGAGCTGCCGGAGCTGCTCGGACTGTGCGACCGGATCTACACGCTGTCGGCGGGCCGGATCACCGGTGAGGTCGGCCGGGCCGAGGCCACCCAAGAGGTCCTCATGCGGGCGATGACCAGGGAACAGGAGTAA